The region TGTACCGGTCGGGGTTCTTGGCGTCGGTCTTGCCCATGAAGATGAGGATCTTGCAGCGGGGGTCTCCGATACCCGAGGTCCACCACTTGTGGCCGTTGATCACGTAGTGGTCGCCGTCCCGCGTGATGCTGGACTCGATGTTGGTGGCGTCCGAGGAGGCGACCTTGGGCTCGGTCATGGCGAAGGCGGAGCGGATCTTGCCTTCGAGGAGCGGCTCCAGCCACTGCTTCTTCTGCTCGGGCGTGCCGTAGCGCTCGATGGTCTCCATGTTGCCGGTGTCGGGGGCCGAGCAGTTGAACGACTCGGGCGCGATGGGCGAGCGCCCCATGATCTCGCAAAGGGGTGCGTATTCGAGATTGGTCAGCCCCGCCCCCCGCTCGCTCTCGGGGAGGAAGAGATTCCAGAGGCCGCGCTCCCGCGCCTTGGCCTTGAGCTCCTCCATGATGGGCGGGATCTGCCATCGCGTCGGCCCCTGATCGAGCTGCTCGGCGAAGACGGGCTCCGCCGCGTAGACGTGCTTGTTCATGAAGTCCGTGAGCTGCTCCATGTACATCTTCGTCTTCTTGGAGTATTCGAATTCCATCGGCGGTCCCCCCCGGGCCTGGCTCAAGGATTCGTGAAGTGTGTGGCCCTAAATAGACACCATCCGGCCGCCCGACGCAATGGAGTCGAGCACGGCATCGAGGACGACCTGCGCGCGGAGGCCGTCCTCGAAGGACGGCGACGCGCTCTGGCCTTTGCGCGCGGCGGCGAGGAAGCGCTTCACGAGCGGCGCAATGGTCGTCTTGCCGACGACCTCCATGGCGTCGCCCTCGCCCGCGCTCTTGGGCAGCCCGGCGGGCACCTTGACAGGCGCGGAGCTGGCTCCCTTGCCGCCGTGGCGCAGCTCTCCGCGCCACCAGCGAGGCGTTTCCCGATCGAGACGGTACAGGAGCGCTCCTTCCGTGCCGTACGCTTCGAGCGTCTGCTCGTTCACGCCGTAGGCCGCGCGACTCGCCGTCAGCGTCACCTGCGCGCCCGAAGCGAGCTCGCCTGTCACCGCGCAGTAGTCCTCGGCGTCCGCGGGCTTCTCGCCGCCGGGCATGGTACGGGTGGGATGCGCCATGCCGGCCTGGGCGGTCAGGCGCTTGAACTCGCCGAAGTTCCAGCAGGCGAGATCGATGAGGTGAACGCCCATGTCCCCCATCGCCCCATGGCCGGCCTGGGCCCGATCCATGCGCCAGGTCGACGGCACCGCCTCATCGGCGAAGCGCGGGGCGAAGTGGCGGAGGTTGACGTGAAAGAGCCGGCCGAGCACTCCCGCCTCGACCATGGCGTGGAAGCGTTGCATGGCGGCCGGATAGCGGAAGTTGAAGCTCGTCATGGCCGTGCGGCGGGCCCGCTGGGCCGCTTCGACCATGGACCGGGCCTGCCCCGCGTTCATGGCGAGCGGCTTCTCGCAGAGCACGTGGCAGCCCGCCCCGAGCGCGGCGAGGGCGATGGCCTCGTGAGAGGCGGGCGGGGTGGCGATCACCACGATCTCCGGCTTGGCCTCCGTCAGCATCCGTTCCCAGCGGTCGAACACCCGAGGCACGCCGTAGCGCTCCGCCACGACCTGCGCGGCCGCCTCGTCGCGCTGGCAGACGGCGATCACTTCACAGCCGTGAGCCTGGAAGGCGGGGATATGGGCGCGACCGAAGCCGAGCCCCACGATGCCGACGGTGAAGGACTTGCGGGACATGGGTCAGGTCTCCTCTCGGGGCGGGAAGCGGAGGGTGACGTCACGCTGGGGGGACGGGATGGCGATCCCCGCGTCCTTGAACGCGGCATTGACGGCGACGCCGAGCCGGCTCTTGACGATCAGCCAATCCTCGAACCGGTCCGTCCAGGCGCGGATCTCGAAGTCGAGGGTGCTGTCCCCGAAGTCCTTGAACAGCGCGAGAGGCGCCGGCTCGGGAATGACCCCGGGCACGGTCAGCGCCGTGGCCCGCAGGAGATCGAGCACCCGCTCGGGGTCTGCCCCGTAAGACACGCCGATCGGCAGGTCGATGCGACGCCGGCGGTCCGACAGGGTCCAGTTGGTAACGCGGTCGGAGATGAAGGTCGCATTGGGCACGAACACCTCGGCGCCCGGCCAGGTTCGGACGGTGGTGGAGCGGATGCCGATGCGGCGGACAATCCCTTCGAGGTCGCCCAGCTGGACCACATCGCCGACCTGGATGGGGCGCTCCAGCAGCAGGATGATGCCCGACACGAAATTGTTGACCACGGACTGCAGCCCGAAGCCCACGCCCACCCCGAAGGCGCCCGTGAGGAAGGTGACGCGGTTCATGTCCACGCCCAGAGCGGCCGCGGCGAAGAGAAAACCCACGAGCAGGATGGCGTAGTGAACGAGCACGGAGAGCGCATAGGGCAGCCCCCGCGCCAGCAAGAGTCGAGGGTAGATGTCCTCCTCGAGCACGAAGCGCACCAAGCGCGAGGCGAGGAAGGCCAGGGCCACCGTGATGACGAAGGCGAGGACGTCCCCCAGCGAGATCGTGAGAGCACCTCGCGTGACTGAGGCGGCGAGGCTGCCGTACAGGAAATCGCGGGCGGGATCGAGCAGGCTCAACGCGTCTAGCGTCGAGGCCACCCACAGGAACACCGCCGCCCACCGGAGAAGCCGAAGAATCCGGCGCTCGAGCAGCGCCCGGTGACGCCGGACCATCTGAAGCGTAATGAGCGGCCAGTTGCGGAGCGCCCAGGCGAGCAGGCCGTCAGCCACTCGGACGGCGGCATAGAGCAGCATGGCGGCATAGCCGCTCCGGAGCACCCCATCGCCGATGAGCCGCGCGATCGGCATGTATCCGGCGGCGCCGAGCCCGAGCGCGAGCAGGAGCGCCGCGAGGGCGATCCACAAGAGCGGCGGAGGCACCACCACTCTGGATGAGGGGGGCACGGAAGGGGCCGCGGC is a window of Candidatus Methylomirabilota bacterium DNA encoding:
- a CDS encoding Gfo/Idh/MocA family oxidoreductase: MSRKSFTVGIVGLGFGRAHIPAFQAHGCEVIAVCQRDEAAAQVVAERYGVPRVFDRWERMLTEAKPEIVVIATPPASHEAIALAALGAGCHVLCEKPLAMNAGQARSMVEAAQRARRTAMTSFNFRYPAAMQRFHAMVEAGVLGRLFHVNLRHFAPRFADEAVPSTWRMDRAQAGHGAMGDMGVHLIDLACWNFGEFKRLTAQAGMAHPTRTMPGGEKPADAEDYCAVTGELASGAQVTLTASRAAYGVNEQTLEAYGTEGALLYRLDRETPRWWRGELRHGGKGASSAPVKVPAGLPKSAGEGDAMEVVGKTTIAPLVKRFLAAARKGQSASPSFEDGLRAQVVLDAVLDSIASGGRMVSI